In a single window of the Deinococcus malanensis genome:
- a CDS encoding DUF6504 family protein — protein MRAVQQQVDVEVRGGHPTGLSWNGQAYPVQAVLDWWRSGGRWWLGEAPRDCYLVQAGNLTAELHREDTQEGRWWLARVQD, from the coding sequence ATGAGGGCGGTGCAGCAGCAGGTCGACGTGGAGGTGCGGGGCGGTCACCCCACCGGCCTGAGCTGGAACGGACAGGCGTACCCGGTGCAGGCGGTGCTGGACTGGTGGCGCTCGGGGGGCCGCTGGTGGCTTGGGGAAGCGCCACGTGACTGCTATCTCGTGCAGGCAGGAAACCTTACTGCCGAGCTGCATCGCGAAGATACACAGGAGGGCCGCTGGTGGCTGGCCAGGGTGCAAGACTAG
- a CDS encoding response regulator, protein MRPTPQSCRTSPPHILLIDDNPLDRELTTLALLDVAPGSQLTLAGSGIEALQMLWAGLQPDLILLDVNMPGMHGFEVLEALRADAALTRIPVIILTTSGAQQDREQARALQVHGYMVKAPGFEAYVQQMLDLVRWYHATAPLQTLA, encoded by the coding sequence ATGCGTCCTACACCTCAGTCCTGCCGCACTTCCCCCCCGCATATCCTGTTGATCGACGACAACCCTCTTGACCGCGAACTGACCACGCTGGCGCTGCTGGATGTGGCTCCCGGCTCTCAGCTCACCCTGGCCGGCAGCGGAATCGAGGCCCTGCAGATGCTGTGGGCCGGCCTGCAGCCTGACCTGATTCTTCTGGACGTCAATATGCCCGGTATGCACGGCTTCGAGGTGCTCGAAGCCCTGCGTGCGGACGCCGCCCTGACCCGCATTCCGGTCATCATCCTGACCACTTCAGGTGCCCAGCAGGACCGGGAGCAGGCACGGGCCCTGCAGGTTCACGGGTATATGGTCAAGGCCCCAGGATTCGAGGCCTACGTTCAGCAGATGCTGGATCTGGTGCGCTGGTATCACGCGACGGCTCCTCTTCAGACCCTGGCCTGA
- the dnaE gene encoding DNA polymerase III subunit alpha, whose product MAGQGARLAVPTLRVLLACQSYFSEGRSTVSPGRLVQRAANAGYTAVGLADWCSVAGVVELGEAARAAGLTAIVGVTLPVLFPAPPRSSVRFEAFPLVLLARDRQGYALLCELITAVRGQHPGGLPLVLLQEAGGRTREHLVCLTGGRAGFPTVLGEQREVVRATSYLRALRATFPCELYVQLYHGAAPNERRRLDYLRGLARDLELPVVAAPEVCMADASEYCLLDALTCARLGTDVQTPHPDRPRNDARHVGTPEEWGGLLPFPDGLLNAQRLADTCAFELLPKRLRSPEPKLKAFQTAQGALEERAFEAVASKYAPDGREAALARLRDELATVAQLDLAGFFLTAAEVTDYCREHGILAAGRGSAAGSVLCYLLGITLSDPIRHNLLFERFLHTGRTSMPDVDIDIASARRDQVLSWVEERWGLSGAGEAMVANRITYRMKSAIQDLGRALGLPPELRDRLSRALGRDYGHLRPHRAREAETVFTEVLGDAPVKEALLGLLERIEPRFVRHLAPHSGGVVLSSDPLTFYSPLTRSSGGIRMLTFDKDDVEKLGLIKLDLLGLRMLAALERAREEVLRLTNGWVPYGELPDDPRVWAEISSGDTMGLFQIESPAQVQMSARLQPKTMTQLAHQVALVRPGPIQSGTVHPYVRRARGEEPVPERPEPLQSILAPTHGTLMFQEQILRIAVHYAGYGWADADQFRSRLSKVEDEQELADLKAQFMAGAALTCGAFPWEAEEVFEMCAMFRGYGFAESHAHAFAQHSYASAYMRHHYPAAYFAAFLTEAPGMWPPGTIAQECRRRGVTLTSVCINRSGLSYRAETLRTIRVPLTAVEGVSEAKAREIVHERLTGGKFRSLEDAYDRLDLSRDLFETLVLAGALESVEPSRRKGLFRLTALVNARKAGTRALLTLDTESPELSGMSEAEELALDLQTKGLSETGRHPLDAHRARLRDLGCQALGGLKHGNTAWAAGVIVAKQRPPTARGFAFYVLEDRTARVQAIISPDLWEAHRVLLRDARALIVQGQVTRLERAVTIKVQRLSELPLRHAESTVEAAD is encoded by the coding sequence GTGGCTGGCCAGGGTGCAAGACTAGCCGTGCCCACGCTGCGGGTCCTGCTCGCGTGCCAGTCGTACTTCAGTGAAGGACGAAGCACTGTGAGCCCGGGACGACTGGTGCAGCGGGCCGCGAACGCCGGATACACGGCGGTCGGACTGGCGGACTGGTGCAGCGTGGCTGGAGTCGTGGAGCTTGGTGAGGCCGCCCGGGCGGCCGGGCTGACGGCGATCGTCGGCGTGACCCTGCCGGTCCTCTTCCCTGCCCCGCCACGTTCGTCCGTGCGGTTCGAGGCGTTCCCGCTGGTGCTCCTGGCACGTGACCGCCAGGGGTACGCCCTCCTCTGCGAACTGATCACGGCTGTCAGGGGCCAGCATCCTGGCGGGCTCCCTCTGGTCCTTCTCCAGGAGGCTGGTGGGCGGACCCGGGAGCATCTCGTCTGCCTGACCGGCGGGCGCGCCGGATTTCCGACCGTTCTCGGCGAGCAGCGGGAGGTCGTGCGGGCAACCTCGTACCTCCGGGCACTGCGGGCCACCTTTCCTTGCGAGCTGTACGTGCAGCTGTACCATGGGGCCGCGCCGAACGAACGGCGGCGGCTGGACTACCTGCGCGGACTGGCGCGCGACCTGGAACTGCCGGTGGTGGCCGCTCCGGAGGTCTGTATGGCAGACGCCTCGGAGTACTGCCTGCTCGACGCACTGACCTGCGCGCGGCTGGGCACCGACGTGCAGACCCCGCATCCGGACCGGCCCCGCAACGACGCCCGGCATGTGGGCACTCCGGAGGAATGGGGCGGACTGCTGCCATTTCCGGACGGACTGCTGAATGCACAGCGGCTCGCGGACACGTGCGCCTTCGAGTTGCTGCCCAAACGACTGCGCAGCCCCGAACCCAAGCTCAAAGCCTTTCAGACGGCACAAGGCGCACTGGAAGAACGAGCCTTCGAGGCGGTGGCCTCGAAATACGCACCCGACGGGCGGGAGGCTGCTCTGGCCCGCCTGAGGGACGAACTGGCCACCGTGGCGCAGCTGGACCTGGCGGGCTTTTTCCTGACGGCTGCGGAAGTGACCGACTATTGCCGGGAGCACGGCATTCTCGCAGCAGGCCGGGGCTCAGCGGCGGGCTCCGTGTTGTGTTACCTGCTGGGCATCACCCTCTCGGACCCCATCCGGCACAACCTGCTGTTCGAGCGCTTCCTGCATACCGGCCGCACCAGCATGCCGGACGTGGACATCGACATTGCCAGTGCCCGCAGAGATCAGGTGCTCTCGTGGGTGGAGGAACGCTGGGGGTTGTCCGGTGCGGGAGAAGCCATGGTGGCCAACCGCATCACGTACCGCATGAAAAGCGCCATCCAGGACCTGGGACGGGCACTCGGGCTTCCGCCGGAACTCAGAGACCGGCTTTCCCGGGCGCTGGGGCGGGATTACGGGCACCTGCGGCCGCACCGGGCCAGGGAGGCAGAAACAGTCTTTACGGAAGTCCTCGGTGACGCGCCGGTCAAGGAGGCGCTGCTGGGTCTGCTGGAGCGCATCGAACCACGTTTCGTGCGCCACCTTGCGCCGCACTCCGGTGGAGTGGTGCTGAGCAGTGACCCGCTGACCTTCTATTCGCCGCTGACCCGGTCGAGCGGCGGCATCCGGATGCTGACGTTCGACAAGGACGACGTGGAGAAACTGGGGCTGATCAAGCTGGACCTGCTGGGCTTGCGGATGCTCGCGGCGCTGGAGCGCGCCCGGGAGGAGGTGCTGCGGCTCACGAACGGATGGGTGCCGTACGGTGAGCTGCCGGACGATCCTCGCGTGTGGGCGGAAATTTCTTCTGGGGACACCATGGGGCTGTTTCAGATCGAGTCTCCGGCGCAGGTGCAGATGAGTGCACGCCTTCAACCGAAGACCATGACGCAACTGGCCCATCAGGTCGCCCTGGTCAGGCCGGGTCCGATCCAGTCGGGAACCGTGCATCCTTATGTCCGGCGTGCTCGGGGGGAGGAGCCGGTTCCGGAACGCCCGGAGCCGTTGCAGAGCATCCTGGCGCCCACCCACGGCACCCTGATGTTTCAGGAGCAGATTCTGCGCATCGCGGTGCACTACGCGGGCTATGGCTGGGCGGACGCGGACCAGTTCCGCTCCCGGTTGAGCAAGGTCGAAGACGAGCAGGAGCTCGCGGATCTGAAAGCGCAGTTCATGGCGGGCGCGGCCCTGACGTGCGGCGCGTTTCCGTGGGAAGCCGAGGAAGTCTTTGAGATGTGCGCAATGTTCCGCGGGTACGGGTTTGCCGAGTCGCACGCGCACGCCTTCGCGCAGCACAGTTACGCCAGTGCCTACATGCGCCATCACTACCCGGCCGCGTACTTCGCCGCCTTTCTGACCGAAGCTCCTGGAATGTGGCCGCCGGGCACCATCGCTCAGGAATGCCGGCGGCGTGGCGTGACCCTCACTTCTGTCTGTATCAACCGCAGTGGCCTGAGCTACCGGGCCGAGACCCTGCGGACCATCCGGGTACCGTTGACGGCAGTGGAGGGCGTCAGCGAGGCCAAGGCGCGGGAGATCGTGCACGAACGCCTCACCGGTGGAAAGTTCCGCAGTCTGGAAGACGCGTATGACCGGCTGGACCTGTCACGCGACCTCTTCGAAACCCTGGTACTGGCCGGCGCCCTGGAAAGTGTGGAGCCCAGCCGGAGAAAGGGCCTGTTCAGGCTTACCGCACTGGTGAATGCCCGGAAGGCCGGCACCCGCGCCCTGCTGACTCTGGACACCGAATCGCCCGAATTGTCCGGTATGAGTGAGGCCGAAGAGCTGGCCCTGGACCTGCAGACCAAGGGACTGAGCGAAACGGGCCGCCATCCCCTGGACGCGCACCGCGCGCGGCTGAGGGATCTGGGGTGCCAGGCGCTCGGTGGGCTGAAGCACGGCAACACGGCCTGGGCGGCCGGGGTCATCGTGGCGAAGCAGCGGCCACCGACAGCCAGGGGGTTTGCCTTCTATGTGCTCGAAGACCGTACCGCTCGCGTGCAGGCGATCATCAGCCCGGACCTGTGGGAAGCCCACCGGGTGCTCCTGCGAGACGCGCGGGCACTGATCGTGCAGGGTCAGGTCACGCGCCTGGAACGGGCAGTCACCATCAAAGTTCAGCGCCTGAGCGAGTTGCCCCTGCGTCACGCCGAGTCCACGGTGGAAGCGGCGGACTAA
- a CDS encoding HU family DNA-binding protein, protein MTKKSTKAPAKKPAAAAKAAPRKGAAPAETKIGKTQMVDIVADKAGLTKKQSEEAVSVMLESIVEAVRSGKSVGLPGLGTLSVRETAARTGVRPGTSERIQIPAGKKLAFKVASTLKGTL, encoded by the coding sequence ATGACGAAAAAATCCACGAAGGCCCCCGCCAAGAAGCCCGCTGCCGCCGCGAAAGCCGCCCCCAGGAAGGGTGCTGCACCCGCCGAGACCAAGATCGGCAAAACCCAGATGGTCGACATTGTCGCCGATAAGGCTGGCCTGACCAAAAAGCAGAGTGAGGAAGCGGTCAGCGTCATGCTTGAGAGCATTGTTGAAGCGGTGCGCAGTGGCAAAAGTGTCGGTCTGCCCGGCCTGGGCACCCTGAGCGTCCGCGAAACGGCCGCCCGCACCGGCGTGCGTCCTGGCACCAGTGAGCGCATTCAGATTCCTGCTGGCAAGAAGCTTGCGTTTAAGGTCGCCAGCACCCTCAAGGGCACCCTGTAA
- a CDS encoding GAF domain-containing protein, with protein MSAPLPHDEFRRLEALARYAVLDTLPEPCFDRLTQLAARLFKVPVALINLVDQHRLWAKACFGTTSRELDRPTSFCAYTILSEEPLVIPDATQDTRFRSSPLVDGPAHARFYGGAPLITHDGFRIGTLCILDQKPRASLTAEERATLGDLAALAMDELDLRLAKQSLETESQAKTQMLTDLRRATDTAQTLAAVTELATYDLDPDELVKTMGQLLAQATDVQWMGVHAEDQPIAVDDPAWHGPGASPAFIEQMKLDHSHPDRRRPAVTGGKPLFLSVQDQDAGPTALLSAGVRSAAWLPLTTVEGTRRVASFARFGEATAWHPWDRQLLSTSAHILSLTLSRREHQSRLEAARERHHLQQPGSRQELERVLVRHSGPGAPSFLVLFCLEGLTRDIALEEKWWAQVWKVVLQGSPGRQRSLYRYDEHKFAMLMDGSAQDVDVVLSSLDAAATLFETGPSNLVRMRLGAAPIPEGLQDPAMFLNIAEAGLSAPRRETPDEGQPAADDTLASAGLQSHGGVTLDQRRREVTSGRQTVRLSRQEAALLCALMKQPHRVFSREALAREAWGETTGASTNLVNVQVFNLRQKLAVLGLGPVVQTVRGLGYSFQVTQDEASLPR; from the coding sequence GTGAGTGCTCCTCTTCCGCACGATGAATTCAGGCGTCTGGAAGCTCTCGCCCGGTACGCGGTACTCGATACGCTTCCCGAGCCATGTTTTGACCGACTGACCCAGCTGGCCGCGCGGCTGTTCAAGGTGCCGGTCGCCCTGATCAATCTGGTCGATCAGCACCGGCTGTGGGCCAAAGCCTGCTTCGGAACCACCTCCCGTGAGCTGGATCGCCCGACCTCGTTCTGTGCCTACACCATTTTGTCCGAGGAGCCTCTGGTGATTCCCGATGCGACGCAGGACACCCGGTTCCGCAGCAGTCCGCTGGTCGACGGCCCGGCCCATGCCCGCTTCTACGGAGGCGCGCCGCTGATCACGCATGATGGTTTCCGGATTGGAACCCTGTGCATTCTTGACCAGAAGCCCCGGGCCAGTCTGACTGCTGAGGAACGGGCCACGCTGGGGGATCTGGCTGCGCTCGCCATGGACGAACTGGACTTGCGCCTGGCCAAGCAGAGTCTGGAAACCGAGTCCCAGGCCAAAACCCAGATGCTGACGGACCTGCGCCGCGCCACCGACACGGCACAGACCCTCGCTGCGGTGACCGAACTCGCGACCTACGATCTGGACCCGGACGAGCTGGTCAAGACCATGGGGCAACTTCTGGCACAGGCGACGGACGTGCAGTGGATGGGCGTGCATGCAGAGGACCAACCTATTGCCGTGGATGACCCGGCCTGGCATGGACCCGGTGCGTCGCCCGCGTTCATCGAGCAGATGAAACTTGATCACAGTCATCCAGACCGCAGGCGCCCGGCGGTGACCGGAGGCAAACCTCTGTTTCTGAGTGTTCAGGACCAGGACGCTGGTCCCACGGCCCTGCTTTCCGCCGGGGTCCGAAGTGCGGCCTGGCTTCCCCTCACGACAGTAGAGGGAACGCGGCGTGTAGCATCGTTCGCCCGCTTTGGTGAAGCCACCGCCTGGCATCCATGGGACAGACAGCTTCTGTCCACGTCGGCGCACATCCTGAGCCTCACGCTCTCACGGCGCGAACACCAGTCGCGCCTGGAAGCAGCCAGGGAGAGACATCACCTCCAGCAGCCTGGCAGCCGACAGGAGCTGGAGCGGGTTCTGGTGCGTCACAGCGGGCCGGGCGCCCCCTCTTTCCTGGTGCTGTTCTGCCTGGAAGGTCTTACCCGGGACATCGCGCTGGAGGAGAAATGGTGGGCGCAGGTGTGGAAGGTCGTTCTGCAGGGCAGTCCTGGAAGGCAACGAAGCCTGTACCGCTACGATGAGCACAAGTTCGCCATGCTCATGGACGGAAGTGCTCAGGACGTAGACGTGGTCCTGAGCAGCCTCGACGCTGCGGCAACCCTGTTCGAGACAGGACCTTCAAACCTGGTCAGGATGCGCCTGGGGGCTGCACCCATTCCTGAAGGCCTGCAGGACCCGGCAATGTTTCTGAATATTGCTGAGGCGGGCCTGAGCGCCCCCAGACGCGAAACCCCAGATGAAGGACAGCCTGCGGCAGACGATACCCTGGCTTCTGCAGGTCTTCAGTCACATGGTGGCGTGACGCTCGACCAGCGCCGGCGTGAGGTGACTTCCGGCCGCCAGACCGTGAGATTGAGCAGACAGGAGGCGGCACTGCTCTGCGCGCTGATGAAGCAGCCTCACCGGGTGTTCTCCCGCGAAGCCCTTGCCAGGGAGGCCTGGGGAGAGACTACTGGGGCAAGCACCAACCTCGTGAACGTGCAGGTCTTCAATCTCCGCCAGAAGCTGGCGGTCCTTGGGCTGGGACCCGTCGTTCAGACAGTTCGTGGGCTGGGGTACTCCTTTCAGGTCACCCAGGATGAAGCGTCCCTGCCCCGCTGA
- a CDS encoding aldo/keto reductase → MEQRAFGTTGLSVSVLGLGAGQVGAASLSEEAAGTLLNRALDRGMTLVDTARGYGLSEERIGRHLAHRRNDFILSSKGGYGVEGTEDWTPLVIRRGIEQALQRMRVDWIDIFHLHSCPLDVLKREDLLGALDDAREAGYIRVAAYSGENEALAWAVNSGRFGSVETSVNLADQWSRHHVLPLTSERGLGVIAKRPIANAAWRFTERPAGDYAEIYWERLQAMNLDAVRQQAGLDWASLALRFSAYAPGVHSVIVGTANVENLERNVRLVEDGPLPLDVLTWIEAAWAEHGREWPGEV, encoded by the coding sequence ATGGAACAAAGGGCATTTGGAACGACCGGCCTGAGTGTCAGCGTGCTGGGACTCGGAGCGGGGCAGGTGGGTGCCGCAAGCCTCAGCGAGGAGGCGGCAGGGACCCTGCTTAACCGCGCGCTCGACCGTGGCATGACACTGGTGGACACGGCACGGGGCTATGGCCTGAGTGAGGAACGCATCGGCCGTCACCTCGCGCACCGCCGGAACGACTTCATCCTGAGCAGCAAGGGAGGGTACGGCGTTGAGGGAACCGAGGACTGGACGCCGCTGGTCATCCGGCGCGGCATCGAACAGGCTCTGCAGCGGATGAGGGTAGACTGGATCGATATTTTTCACCTGCACTCGTGCCCGCTGGACGTCCTGAAGCGAGAAGACCTGCTCGGTGCCCTGGATGACGCCCGCGAGGCCGGATATATCCGGGTCGCCGCGTACAGCGGCGAGAACGAGGCGCTGGCCTGGGCCGTGAATTCCGGGCGGTTCGGCTCGGTGGAGACCAGTGTCAACCTCGCTGACCAGTGGAGCCGTCATCATGTCCTGCCGCTGACCTCGGAGCGCGGCCTGGGCGTGATCGCCAAGCGTCCGATCGCCAACGCGGCCTGGCGCTTCACAGAGCGGCCGGCAGGTGACTACGCCGAAATCTACTGGGAACGCCTGCAGGCCATGAACCTGGACGCGGTCCGTCAGCAGGCTGGTCTTGACTGGGCCAGCCTGGCACTGCGTTTCAGCGCCTATGCACCAGGAGTGCACAGCGTGATCGTGGGCACCGCCAACGTCGAGAATCTGGAGCGCAACGTTCGTCTGGTCGAGGATGGCCCACTGCCCCTGGACGTGCTGACCTGGATCGAGGCCGCGTGGGCCGAGCATGGCCGGGAGTGGCCGGGTGAGGTCTGA
- a CDS encoding chemotaxis protein CheB, with protein sequence MTDFPIVVIGASSGGVTALMKLCAGLPSDFPAAVLVVQHLSPRHPSMLPRILSSAGPLHALHPRSGQSFHRGMIYVAPPDHHMLVEGNTLLLTKGPKENRSRPSIDTLFRSAALTAGPNVIGVVLTGLLDDGTSGLHAVKCRGGVTIVQDPDTAEFDSMPRSALSSVEVDHVVPLAELATLLTTLVQDMTRTQPVGRPRMTEQEQHRLKVEVGIAREENAFRQGVSGLGTPSLLTCPECHGALIQIEEGKVARYRCHTGHAYTADALLSEVSESIEDKAYQVLRTLEEAVILLTHLSDQSTAQGDTQAAAAFLARAREIESSSEGVRRLALNNQHLSVENIQYPASED encoded by the coding sequence ATGACGGATTTTCCAATAGTCGTGATCGGGGCATCATCCGGCGGCGTCACCGCCCTGATGAAGCTCTGTGCCGGGCTGCCCAGTGACTTTCCAGCTGCGGTCCTGGTGGTTCAGCACCTCTCCCCCCGGCATCCCAGCATGCTTCCACGAATCCTGAGCTCCGCCGGTCCCCTGCATGCACTTCATCCGCGAAGCGGTCAGAGCTTTCACCGCGGAATGATCTACGTGGCTCCGCCTGATCACCACATGCTGGTTGAAGGAAACACCCTGCTCCTGACCAAAGGTCCCAAGGAGAATCGCTCGCGTCCCAGTATTGATACCCTCTTCCGTTCGGCGGCGCTCACGGCTGGTCCCAATGTGATCGGTGTGGTGCTGACTGGCCTGCTGGACGACGGCACCTCCGGCCTGCATGCCGTCAAATGCCGCGGCGGAGTGACGATTGTGCAGGACCCTGACACGGCGGAGTTCGACTCGATGCCCCGGAGTGCCCTCAGCAGCGTCGAAGTGGACCATGTGGTCCCCCTGGCAGAACTGGCGACTCTCCTGACCACCCTGGTCCAGGACATGACCAGGACCCAGCCCGTAGGAAGGCCCCGTATGACCGAACAGGAACAACACCGCCTGAAGGTGGAAGTGGGTATCGCACGTGAAGAAAATGCCTTCAGGCAGGGAGTGAGTGGCCTTGGGACACCGTCACTGCTGACCTGCCCGGAGTGTCATGGCGCCCTGATCCAGATTGAGGAGGGCAAGGTCGCGCGTTACCGGTGCCATACCGGGCATGCCTACACCGCGGACGCCCTGCTCTCGGAGGTGTCGGAGTCGATCGAGGACAAGGCCTATCAGGTACTGCGGACGCTGGAAGAAGCCGTCATCCTGCTTACGCATCTGAGCGATCAGAGCACCGCTCAGGGGGACACTCAGGCTGCTGCGGCTTTCCTGGCCAGAGCCCGTGAGATCGAGTCCAGCAGTGAAGGGGTCCGGAGGCTGGCACTCAACAATCAGCACCTTAGCGTGGAGAATATCCAGTACCCGGCTTCAGAGGATTGA
- a CDS encoding Y-family DNA polymerase: MAGRTPSLIACVLLSPWPLELLQRRHPGVPVAVLSEGARRVLFASASAQEAGVKTGMRETAALSRCPELHAEILGTPLTTAAWNELVEQLYARYSDRVDGRMPGLVFLKLGLGAARDLAAALQVPVGLASSLEVAHLAALRARRGEVREVHPGGQAEKAFLNLVPLEHLHVLGLSPAQVERLRFLGITGLADLWKWSAAQREAFLGVDMAKQLNRFLKGQRTEQLPRYVPGQILEASLDTDAPLLNGPEADAALQDLLPGLVTEMRGRTAAYLTIRCETLGGSLTATRKLKWPLDRGGLTRVATLTLEDTGALPLGIDRLTVQLSGLQQPSRMVGLWAGVADLDVTRDVLGRFPDALVRVRWLDPWAYTADAMYEWVDWQTGEVRPTPMTPQRAWTPPRAQFSQAQAREKAVDRILAFFEGARS; this comes from the coding sequence ATGGCAGGACGCACGCCGAGCCTCATCGCCTGCGTCCTGCTCTCCCCCTGGCCGCTGGAACTTCTTCAGCGGCGACATCCGGGCGTGCCCGTGGCCGTGCTGAGCGAAGGAGCACGCCGGGTCCTGTTCGCCAGCGCCAGTGCGCAGGAAGCCGGCGTGAAGACAGGCATGCGGGAGACTGCGGCCCTCAGCCGCTGCCCTGAACTGCACGCCGAAATCCTGGGCACGCCCCTAACGACTGCGGCGTGGAATGAGCTGGTTGAACAGCTTTATGCCCGCTACAGCGACCGCGTGGACGGCCGCATGCCCGGGCTGGTGTTCCTGAAACTCGGTCTGGGTGCCGCACGTGACCTCGCGGCGGCCCTGCAGGTTCCGGTGGGCCTGGCCAGCAGCCTGGAAGTCGCGCATCTGGCCGCCCTGCGCGCCAGGAGGGGTGAGGTGCGGGAGGTGCACCCCGGCGGACAGGCGGAAAAGGCGTTCCTGAATCTGGTGCCCCTGGAGCACCTGCATGTTCTCGGCCTCTCCCCCGCCCAGGTCGAACGCCTGCGTTTCCTGGGCATCACCGGGCTCGCGGACCTGTGGAAGTGGAGCGCGGCACAGCGTGAAGCCTTCCTGGGCGTCGACATGGCCAAACAGCTGAACCGCTTCCTGAAAGGGCAGCGCACCGAGCAGCTTCCCAGGTATGTTCCCGGACAGATCCTCGAAGCCAGCCTGGACACCGACGCGCCTCTCCTGAACGGCCCCGAGGCGGACGCCGCCCTCCAGGACCTTCTGCCGGGCCTGGTCACCGAAATGCGCGGCCGCACGGCCGCCTACCTGACCATCCGCTGCGAGACGCTGGGCGGCTCACTGACGGCCACCCGCAAGCTGAAGTGGCCGCTGGACCGCGGCGGGCTCACGCGGGTGGCGACCCTCACCCTGGAGGACACCGGCGCCCTCCCGCTGGGCATCGACCGGCTCACCGTGCAGCTCAGTGGTTTGCAGCAGCCCTCGCGGATGGTAGGCCTGTGGGCAGGGGTGGCGGACCTGGACGTCACCCGGGACGTGCTGGGGCGCTTTCCGGATGCCCTCGTCCGCGTGCGCTGGCTGGACCCCTGGGCGTATACCGCCGACGCGATGTACGAATGGGTGGACTGGCAGACCGGAGAAGTGCGCCCGACGCCCATGACACCGCAGCGTGCCTGGACGCCCCCCCGTGCCCAGTTCAGCCAGGCACAGGCGCGGGAGAAGGCCGTGGACCGCATCCTGGCGTTCTTTGAAGGTGCACGTTCATGA
- the lexA gene encoding transcriptional repressor LexA — protein MPPELTRTRRLILDAILRLQAEDTPPTLGAVAQATGLTKQAVSYQTVPLREAHYLEPAASRYAPLMLTSKARALIGGGGFPLVGEIAAGQPSYAEQNVEAYITRLDQVIDMKEGDYLLRVRGDSMIGVGIYPQDIVIVRPNETVPNGDIAVVLLPGESAATLKRVEHQNSKITLHSANPDYPPMTFPARDVRIQGCLVAHIGQASLRSRRV, from the coding sequence ATGCCCCCCGAACTCACCCGCACCCGCCGCCTCATCCTCGACGCCATCCTCCGCCTCCAGGCCGAAGACACCCCGCCCACCCTGGGAGCGGTCGCCCAGGCGACCGGCCTCACCAAGCAGGCCGTCAGCTACCAGACCGTGCCTCTACGCGAAGCGCACTACCTCGAACCCGCCGCCAGCCGCTACGCCCCGCTGATGCTGACCTCCAAAGCCCGCGCCCTGATCGGCGGCGGCGGCTTTCCTCTGGTGGGCGAAATCGCCGCCGGGCAACCCAGTTACGCCGAACAGAATGTCGAAGCGTACATCACCCGCCTGGACCAGGTGATCGACATGAAAGAAGGCGACTACCTTCTGCGCGTGCGCGGCGACAGCATGATCGGCGTCGGGATCTATCCGCAGGACATCGTGATCGTGCGCCCCAATGAAACGGTCCCGAACGGCGACATCGCTGTTGTCCTGCTCCCAGGTGAGAGCGCGGCCACCCTGAAACGGGTGGAGCACCAGAATTCGAAAATCACCCTGCACAGCGCCAACCCGGACTATCCGCCCATGACCTTCCCGGCCCGGGACGTCCGCATCCAGGGCTGCCTGGTGGCTCACATCGGGCAGGCGTCCCTGAGGAGCCGGAGGGTCTGA
- a CDS encoding response regulator: MDSLRHFLLIDDNVADQLLAEEAFQQLCPECTLTCVTHGQTALEMLRAKVIDPDVILLDINMPGMNGFEVLQALKADPELAWLPVVMLSTSSAKADIREAYILHASSYLVKAGNFEHFLQQIDTFLGFWQKCRVIHT; encoded by the coding sequence ATGGACTCCCTGCGGCATTTCCTGCTGATCGATGACAACGTGGCGGACCAATTGTTGGCTGAAGAAGCGTTTCAACAGCTCTGTCCGGAGTGCACCCTGACCTGCGTCACCCACGGACAGACGGCTCTGGAGATGCTCAGGGCAAAGGTCATCGACCCGGACGTCATTCTCCTGGACATCAACATGCCCGGCATGAACGGCTTTGAAGTGCTTCAGGCCCTTAAAGCCGACCCTGAGCTGGCCTGGCTGCCGGTTGTCATGCTGTCCACCTCAAGTGCGAAAGCGGACATCCGGGAGGCTTACATCCTGCATGCCAGCTCATATCTGGTCAAAGCGGGAAATTTTGAACACTTCCTGCAGCAGATCGACACGTTTCTGGGCTTCTGGCAGAAGTGCCGCGTCATTCATACCTGA